A single genomic interval of Rhododendron vialii isolate Sample 1 chromosome 3a, ASM3025357v1 harbors:
- the LOC131320541 gene encoding putative ABC1 protein At2g40090 has translation MAARFLWRATRKLALAATAAGSGVAAAAIATSDDPATALKLSFTVPLRLARLSTTAAVIAFDYEYSLWGLQEDSIERSKVKHAVHVRSAHKLEELCFKNGGIYIKLGQHIGQLEYLVPQEYVQRMRESLLDRCPVSSYNEVCEVVKKELGGTPDEMFSEFDSVPIASASLAQVHIARTHDGQKVAVKVQHPHMTDTAAADYATVELIVNTLHRFFPTFDYRWLIDEVRDSLPKELDFLVEAKNSVKCMDNFRKLSPRVADCVYAPTVYWNLSTSKLLTMEFIDGAQVTDVKKIQGLGIQPNDVAKLLSQAFAEMMFRHGFVHCDPHAANLLIRPLPSGKRSILGKRKPQLVLLDHGLYKELDLPTRTNYAALWKALIFSDARGIKENSEKLGAGGDLYALFAGVLTMRPWNRVIDQSVDHLALQGDDTDRSELQMYASQYFLQISELLRRLPRVILLMLKTNDCLRAVNNSLLKGSSLETFLIIGRVSSEALIEAQLSQTKSSLYRINLWLEELLLEVRLLGMQIALWLLQLRKALSL, from the exons ATGGCGGCGCGATTCTTGTGGCGCGCTACAAGGAAGCTAGCGTTGGCTGCCACCGCCGCGGGCAGTGGTGTGGCGGCGGCGGCTATTGCCACCTCCGACGACCCCGCAACCGCCCTCAAGCTCTCTTTCACCGTCCCTCTCCGCCTCGCCCGCCTTTCCACCACTGCCGCCGTCATCGCTTTTG ATTATGAATATTCTCTGTGGGGACTGCAAGAAGATAGCATTGAAAGGTCAAAAGTTAAACATGCGGTTCACGTCAGGAGTGCCCATAAGCTGGAAGAACTATGTTTCAAAAATGGTGGCATATATATCAAGCTTGGTCAACATATTGGTCAGCTG GAATACTTAGTACCTCAAGAGTATGTCCAGCGAATGAGAGAGTCTTTGTTGGATCGATGTCCAGTTTCGTCTTACAATGAAGTGTGTGAAGTTGTCAAGAAGGAACTTGGGGGTACTCCAGATGAA ATGTTTTCTGAGTTTGATTCTGTCCCAATAGCAAGTGCCTCGCTCGCGCAAGTTCACATTGCTCGCACTCACGATGGGCAAAAAGTTGCTGTGAAG GTTCAGCATCCTCACATGACAGATACTGCGGCTGCGGATTATGCAACTGTGGAGCTAATTGTTAATACCTTGCATcgtttttttccaacttttgatTACAG GTGGTTGATCGACGAAGTGCGTGACAGTTTACCTAAG GAACTAGATTTTTTGGTTGAGGCCAAGAACAGCGTAAAATGTATGGATAACTTTCGGAAGTTATCTCCTCGTGTTGCAGACTGTGTGTACGCCCCAACGGTCTATTGGAATTTAAGCACCTCAAAATTATTGACGATGGAATTTATAGATGGCGCTCAAGTAACCGATGTGAAGAAAATTCAAGGACTTGGAATCCAGCCGAATGATGTGGCTAAACTT CTCAGTCAAGCTTTTGCTGAAATGATGTTCAGACATGGGTTTGTTCACTGTGACCCACATGCTGCCAACTTGCTGATTCGTCCATTGCCTTCTGGCAAGAGGAGTATTCTTG GCAAGAGAAAACCACAATTGGTACTTCTAGACCATGGACTGTACAAAGAACTTGACCTCCCTACAAGAACCAACTATGCTGCACTCTGGAAG GCATTAATATTTTCTGATGCTCGTGGAATAAAGGAAAACAGTGAGAAATTGGGCGCTGGTGGGGATCTGTATGCATTGTTTGCTGGTGTTCTTACAATGAGACCTTGGAATAGGGTGATAGACCAATCTGTTGATCATTTGGCTCTACAAGGCGATGATACTGATCGTTCAGAACTCCAG ATGTATGCTTCTCAATATTTCCTTCAAATCTCAGAGCTGCTAAGGAGACTTCCCCGTGTTATTCTGCTAATGCTGAAGACAAATGACTGCTTACGGGCAGTTAATAATTCGCTG CTGAAGGGATCTTCTCTTGAGACATTTTTGATCATTGGAAGAGTTTCTTCAGAGGCACTCATCGAGGCACAGTTGTCACAAACCAAGTCCTCCCTATACCGGATAAATCTTTGGTTGGAGGAATTGTTGCTAGAAGTGCGACTTCTTGGAATGCAGATAGCGCTGTGGCTTTTACAACTCAGAAAAGCTTTATCTTTATGA
- the LOC131320545 gene encoding peptidyl-prolyl cis-trans isomerase CYP20-1-like, whose translation MINRNRLLPLALLWMLVLVGTLVIILSRLSDDVVSSEHKVNGGELTTEENKAEGTLEEVTHKVYFDVEIGGKPAGRIIMGLFGKTVPKTAENFRALCTGEKGTGKSGKRLHYKGSMFHRVIPSFMIQGGDFTWGDGRGGESIYGDKFADENFQLKHTGSGVMSMANSGQDSNGSQFFITTVTTSWLDGRHVVFGKVLSGMDVVFKIEGVGTKSGTPRSKVVILDSGELPL comes from the exons ATGATCAACAGAAACAGGTTGCTTCCGCTAGCCCTCCTCTGGATGCTGGTTCTCGTCGGAACCCTAGTTATCATTCTG AGTCGGTTGAGCGATGACGTAGTCTCGTCGGAGCACAAGGTCAACGGCGGCGAGCTCACTACCGAG gaaaataaAGCTGAGGGCACTCTAGAAGAAGTAACGCACAAGGTTTACTTCGATGTCGAGATTGGTGGCAAGCCTGCTG GCCGTATCATCATGGGTCTCTTTGGGAAAACAGTCCCCAAAACTGCAG AAAACTTTCGCGCTCTTTGCACTG GAGAGAAAGGAACCGGTAAAAGTGGGAAGCGCCTCCATTACAAAGGGAGCATGTTCCATAGGGTCATTCCCAGTTTTATGATCCAGGGAGGTGATTTTACTTGGGGTGATGGGCGCGGTGGAGAATCAATCTATGGTGACAAGTTTGCTGATGAGAATTTTCAACTAAAGCACACTGGCTCGG GAGTTATGTCTATGGCAAATTCAGGACAAGATAGCAATGGATCACAATTCTTCATTACTACAGTAACAACTAGCTG GCTGGATGGGCGTCACGTTGTTTTTGGCAAAGTGCTTTCTGGGATGGATGTTGTCTTCAAGATTGAAGGTGTGGGGACAAAAAGTGGCACGCCTAGgagcaaagttgttattttagATAGCGGTGAACTACCATTGTGA
- the LOC131320547 gene encoding protein EARLY FLOWERING 4 yields the protein MTTLESSSTAESSMDDDAGSNSHSHRQTPTQAASSHTAAANNARSRRGGEKEEEEENFAEEGGGAEVWGAFTENFRQVQSVLDRNRVLIQQVNENHRSKIHSNLVKNVALIQEINGNISKVVSLYSDLSSNFSSVFQHRDGGPEA from the coding sequence ATGACAACGCTCGAATCGTCTTCAACTGCCGAATCGAGCATGGACGACGACGCCGGATCCAACTCCCACAGCCATCGCCAAACCCCAACCCAAGCCGCTTCCTCACACACCGCCGCCGCCAACAACGCCCGCTCCCGCCGCGGCGgcgaaaaggaagaagaagaagaaaacttcGCCGAGGAAGGCGGCGGCGCCGAGGTCTGGGGCGCCTTCACCGAGAACTTCCGCCAGGTGCAGTCGGTTCTGGACCGGAACCGTGTGCTGATTCAGCAGGTGAACGAGAACCACCGGTCGAAGATTCACAGCAATTTGGTGAAGAACGTTGCCCTGATTCAGGAGATCAACGGGAACATATCAAAGGTGGTGTCGCTCTACTCCGACCTCTCGTCCAATTTCTCGAGCGTGTTCCAGCATCGGGATGGTGGTCCGGAGGCTTGA